A genome region from Thermococcus onnurineus NA1 includes the following:
- the ileS gene encoding isoleucine--tRNA ligase — MIREPEFREYSPGKLEEKVERFWKENNVYEKVKASRANGPKYYFLDGPPYVSGAIHLGTAWNKIIKDMVIRFRTMQGYNVRRQPGFDMHGLPIEVKVEQALGLKTKKDIETEIGVDEFIRKCKEFALNNLKVMTEQFKMLGIWMDWDNPYMTIKNEYIESGWFTLKRAWEKGLLEKDKRVLHWCPRCETALAEHEVRGEYKIRKDPSIYVKFPVEGKDNEYLLIWTTTPWTLPANLAVAVHPEYDYVKVRVETENGEEYWIVAKALAERVLNEVGVKGEIVEEFKGEDLEGLRYMHILMEEYPTQKEFRERYEWAHRVILGEHVTLEDGTGLVHTAPGHGEEDFEVGREYGLPAYSPVDDQGRYVEGRWNGVYVKDADPEIIEHLKEKGYLVKAGTIEHKYPHCWRCKTPLIFRATDQWFLKVSKVKDQIIKENDEKVTWYPDWVKVRYDNGVMNSGDWVISRQRYWGIPLPIWQSEDGEIYVVGSFEELVKLSVAIEVNGERIDLPEDYSEKLRVIEEKLGPEDLHRPYVDAFIIKVNGKEMRRVKDVVDVWFDSGIASWASLDYPRNEELFKELWPADFIVEGEDQVTKWFYSQQAASVIAFDTVPYRKVAMHGYVLDEKGDKMSKSLGNIIRPEEVVQKEGRDPFRFYMLWATNPWENLKFSWKGLAQVKRMLNILWNVYVLSATYMSLDNFDPTRVNPEELPFREEDRWILSRVNSLIGEVTEGIETFRLTKATRAIYNFVVEDLSRWYIRLIRKRMWVEGDDPDKLAAYYTVWKVFNVLLRLMAPFTPYIAEEIYQNLLKPFLGVESVHMLDWPKADEKTIDEELEKEMEAVRKIVEAGSAARQKAKIKLRYPVRRIIIETEDETVKRAVERLNRLLRDQLNAKEVVVGRVERELIIKPNFAKVGPEFKGDARLVSQWIAEHGRELYQAGEMDVEIEGKTFHLTKEHLTIEEKLPDFFVAEDFDGGRVFVDKTLTRELLAEGLAREFVRRIQEMRKRLDLDVNDRIVVTIETTDENRELLQENLDYIERETRATEVIFGEAKGYVVEWPEVQAKIGIEEV, encoded by the coding sequence ATGATAAGGGAGCCAGAGTTTAGGGAGTATTCTCCAGGGAAGCTGGAAGAGAAAGTCGAGCGCTTTTGGAAGGAGAACAACGTCTATGAGAAGGTGAAGGCCAGCAGAGCAAACGGCCCGAAGTACTACTTCCTCGACGGGCCGCCCTACGTCAGCGGTGCCATACACCTCGGAACGGCCTGGAACAAGATAATCAAGGACATGGTGATAAGGTTCAGGACCATGCAGGGCTACAACGTTCGCAGGCAGCCGGGCTTCGACATGCACGGACTGCCGATAGAGGTCAAGGTCGAGCAGGCTCTCGGCCTGAAGACCAAGAAGGACATAGAGACCGAGATAGGCGTTGACGAGTTCATAAGGAAGTGTAAGGAGTTCGCCCTCAACAACCTCAAGGTGATGACCGAGCAGTTCAAGATGCTCGGCATATGGATGGACTGGGACAACCCCTACATGACCATAAAGAACGAGTACATAGAATCGGGCTGGTTCACGCTCAAGCGCGCCTGGGAGAAGGGCCTCCTCGAGAAGGACAAGAGGGTTCTGCACTGGTGTCCGCGCTGTGAGACGGCTCTCGCTGAACACGAGGTTCGCGGTGAGTACAAGATAAGGAAGGACCCGAGCATATACGTCAAGTTCCCGGTTGAGGGCAAAGACAACGAGTACCTTCTCATCTGGACAACCACGCCGTGGACTCTTCCGGCCAACCTCGCGGTTGCAGTTCATCCCGAATACGACTACGTCAAGGTCAGGGTCGAGACCGAGAACGGCGAGGAGTACTGGATAGTGGCCAAGGCCTTGGCTGAGAGAGTTCTCAACGAGGTCGGCGTTAAGGGCGAGATAGTCGAGGAGTTCAAGGGTGAAGACCTCGAGGGACTCCGCTACATGCACATACTCATGGAGGAGTACCCAACTCAGAAGGAGTTCCGCGAGAGGTACGAGTGGGCCCACCGCGTTATCCTCGGCGAGCACGTGACGCTTGAGGACGGTACCGGACTGGTTCACACCGCACCGGGCCACGGTGAGGAAGACTTCGAAGTCGGAAGGGAGTACGGCCTTCCGGCGTATTCACCAGTTGATGACCAGGGCAGATACGTGGAGGGCAGATGGAATGGAGTCTACGTCAAAGACGCCGACCCCGAGATCATAGAACACCTCAAGGAGAAGGGCTACCTCGTCAAGGCCGGAACGATAGAGCACAAATATCCGCACTGCTGGCGCTGTAAGACGCCGCTTATATTCCGCGCCACCGACCAGTGGTTCCTCAAGGTCAGCAAGGTCAAAGACCAGATAATCAAGGAGAACGACGAGAAGGTGACCTGGTACCCCGACTGGGTGAAGGTCAGGTACGACAACGGCGTCATGAACTCCGGAGATTGGGTCATAAGCAGACAGCGCTACTGGGGAATACCCCTGCCGATATGGCAGAGTGAGGACGGCGAAATATACGTCGTTGGAAGCTTTGAGGAGCTTGTCAAGCTTTCCGTGGCCATAGAAGTGAACGGCGAGAGGATAGACCTCCCGGAGGACTACAGCGAGAAGCTCAGGGTCATCGAAGAGAAGCTCGGCCCGGAGGACCTCCACAGGCCCTACGTGGATGCATTCATCATAAAGGTCAACGGCAAGGAGATGCGCCGCGTTAAGGACGTCGTTGACGTCTGGTTTGACAGCGGAATAGCCAGCTGGGCTTCCCTCGACTACCCGAGAAACGAGGAGCTCTTCAAGGAGCTCTGGCCGGCAGACTTCATAGTCGAGGGTGAAGACCAAGTAACCAAGTGGTTCTACTCCCAGCAGGCGGCCAGCGTTATAGCCTTCGACACAGTCCCCTACAGGAAGGTCGCCATGCACGGCTACGTCCTCGACGAAAAGGGCGACAAGATGAGCAAGAGCCTCGGCAACATCATAAGGCCGGAAGAGGTCGTCCAGAAGGAAGGAAGGGACCCCTTCAGGTTCTACATGCTCTGGGCCACCAACCCCTGGGAAAACCTCAAGTTCAGCTGGAAGGGCCTGGCTCAGGTCAAGAGGATGCTCAACATACTATGGAACGTCTACGTTTTGAGCGCCACCTACATGAGCCTGGATAACTTTGACCCGACTAGAGTCAATCCCGAGGAGCTGCCTTTCCGCGAGGAGGACAGGTGGATACTAAGCAGGGTCAACAGCCTCATAGGAGAAGTCACGGAGGGCATAGAGACCTTCAGGCTTACCAAGGCAACGAGGGCGATATACAACTTCGTCGTCGAGGACCTGAGCAGGTGGTACATCAGGCTGATCAGGAAGCGCATGTGGGTTGAAGGCGACGACCCGGACAAGTTAGCTGCCTACTACACCGTCTGGAAGGTCTTCAACGTCCTCCTGAGGCTTATGGCACCCTTCACGCCATACATAGCTGAAGAGATATACCAGAACCTCCTCAAGCCGTTCCTTGGCGTTGAGAGCGTCCACATGCTCGACTGGCCGAAGGCAGATGAGAAGACCATTGATGAAGAGCTCGAGAAGGAGATGGAAGCCGTAAGGAAGATAGTCGAGGCCGGCTCAGCGGCAAGGCAGAAGGCCAAGATAAAGCTCCGCTACCCTGTTAGGAGAATAATCATAGAGACCGAGGACGAGACCGTAAAGAGGGCTGTCGAGAGGCTTAACAGACTGCTCAGGGATCAGCTCAACGCTAAGGAGGTCGTCGTTGGAAGGGTCGAGCGTGAGCTGATAATAAAGCCGAACTTCGCGAAGGTCGGGCCGGAGTTCAAGGGCGACGCCAGACTCGTCTCCCAGTGGATAGCCGAGCACGGCAGGGAGCTCTACCAGGCCGGCGAGATGGACGTCGAGATAGAGGGCAAGACCTTCCACCTCACAAAGGAGCACCTGACCATAGAGGAGAAGCTCCCGGACTTCTTCGTTGCTGAGGACTTCGACGGCGGAAGGGTCTTCGTGGACAAGACCCTCACCAGGGAGCTCCTCGCTGAGGGCCTCGCGAGGGAGTTCGTCAGGAGAATACAGGAGATGAGGAAGAGGCTCGACCTCGACGTCAACGACAGGATAGTTGTCACCATAGAGACCACCGACGAGAATCGCGAACTGCTCCAGGAGAACCTTGACTACATAGAGAGGGAGACGAGGGCAACTGAGGTCATCTTCGGCGAGGCCAAGGGCTACGTGGTTGAGTGGCCCGAAGTTCAGGCGAAGATAGGGATTGAAGAGGTTTGA
- a CDS encoding DMT family transporter: MNRSELILLGITAIWGFTFPAMKASLDYLPPILFLAYRFGIASLLMLIIFRSRVLKRETLKEGFVLGLTLFFGHGFQIVGLKYTTASNSAFITSLYVVFTPFIAYFILGDRLGGRDVLSLIMALTGLYLISGASLNFNYGDLLTVLCAISFAFQIVLVQRFEKKDYLSLAFWQILWNFVFSLAFALLFESLVVPRDPMPWMGILYTAIFATVVAFTLQVKYQRDTKAHRAALIYSAEPIFGHIAAFLTIGEILSPKGYLGAALIMAGIWNEVRKEA; the protein is encoded by the coding sequence ATGAACCGCTCCGAACTAATACTATTAGGCATCACGGCGATATGGGGCTTCACGTTTCCAGCTATGAAGGCGAGCCTAGATTACCTTCCCCCAATCCTGTTCCTCGCCTATCGCTTCGGAATCGCCTCGCTCCTCATGCTCATCATCTTCCGCTCTCGCGTCCTCAAAAGGGAGACACTGAAGGAGGGGTTTGTCCTAGGCCTAACCCTCTTCTTCGGCCACGGCTTCCAGATAGTGGGGCTGAAGTACACCACCGCCTCGAACTCGGCCTTCATCACGTCGCTCTACGTCGTCTTCACGCCGTTTATAGCCTACTTCATCCTCGGAGACAGGTTGGGAGGAAGGGACGTTCTTTCCCTGATCATGGCGCTGACCGGCCTTTACCTTATATCCGGGGCCAGTCTAAACTTCAACTACGGCGATCTGCTAACCGTCCTCTGCGCGATAAGCTTCGCTTTCCAGATAGTCTTAGTTCAGCGCTTTGAGAAGAAGGACTATCTCAGCTTGGCTTTCTGGCAGATACTCTGGAACTTCGTTTTCTCGTTAGCTTTTGCTCTGCTCTTTGAGTCCTTAGTTGTTCCAAGAGACCCGATGCCTTGGATGGGCATTCTCTACACGGCAATATTCGCAACGGTTGTGGCCTTCACGCTCCAAGTCAAGTACCAGAGGGACACAAAGGCCCACAGAGCAGCATTGATATATTCCGCTGAGCCTATATTCGGCCACATAGCGGCTTTCCTGACGATAGGCGAGATACTGAGCCCCAAGGGCTACCTCGGTGCGGCGCTGATTATGGCAGGCATATGGAATGAAGTTAGAAAAGAGGCCTGA
- a CDS encoding 4Fe-4S dicluster domain-containing protein, whose protein sequence is MSDDATKERIWILITPDKCSGCRLCEIACSLEHEGIIWPEASRIRIYELLPGVNVPHTCVQCPDYPCVEACNFDALGVNERTGAVLVNEDNCTECGACFLACPGNVPRILPGKRSVVICDLCGGNPKCVEVCHEAGHDALTLVKGDYRSIYRTFAKDPVEKSEELSRKMYGELLG, encoded by the coding sequence ATGAGTGACGATGCTACCAAAGAGAGGATATGGATTCTGATAACGCCTGACAAGTGCAGCGGCTGCAGACTCTGCGAAATAGCTTGCTCACTGGAGCACGAGGGGATAATATGGCCGGAAGCTTCGCGCATAAGAATATACGAGCTTCTGCCCGGAGTTAACGTCCCGCACACCTGCGTTCAGTGTCCTGATTATCCATGCGTTGAGGCATGCAACTTTGATGCCTTGGGCGTGAATGAGAGAACTGGAGCGGTTCTCGTGAACGAAGACAACTGCACCGAGTGCGGCGCCTGTTTCCTTGCCTGCCCCGGTAACGTCCCAAGGATTCTCCCCGGTAAGAGAAGCGTGGTCATCTGCGACCTCTGTGGCGGAAACCCGAAATGCGTCGAGGTATGCCACGAGGCTGGTCACGACGCCCTAACCCTCGTGAAGGGTGACTACCGCTCGATCTACAGGACGTTCGCCAAAGACCCTGTGGAGAAGAGCGAGGAACTCTCGAGAAAGATGTACGGGGAGTTGTTGGGGTGA
- a CDS encoding aldehyde ferredoxin oxidoreductase family protein: MKGYAGKLIDVDLSTETVKFVELDEEMLRFYGGRGLGTYLLWKELGERWEDIDPLGEENLLLILTGPLTGYYPGIKTSVVAKSPESNGIVGSVLSSEIGIELKASGYDGIIIRGRAKEPVYLFINDETIEIRDASKYWGMGGVELHKTLLKEVHDELRKRAKLRGVPKEPAMMYIGRGGENKVRFAAIMAKMMHAAGYGGFGAVMGSKNLKAVLVKGNGPLPEVHDSTKFKAMLREFQRELLTLTTFRQWGTGSGGYSVGKDRSSQPVRNWQEEYHDDERISVVNFELRTWVKKYWADYGCPVNCMKISYLRYGPYKGAITDAPDYELMAYMGTNLGIFEPEKIVYLSYLVDELGLDGINAGNVLGFAAELYQRGILTEEDIGFRLEWGDEKAFARLLELIVEREGIGEILAEGTYRAALKISEMKGVDAMKYAVHVKGIGIGAHGIRSDLDYTRDISYAVSVQGGDHTATAGLPARSYEGELVNAFYDSAVICMFTTRPGFERILEFGNAITGFDLTPEKWFNETGLRIIHLQRILLLLGGPDVYWDPRRDDDNPQRFYEPLPSGPVKGKAPSREEIRAKVRQYYDEVGYDEHGIPKEEVLEELGIGEAKREVKRIRKRLGL, from the coding sequence ATGAAGGGATACGCTGGAAAGCTGATAGACGTTGATCTTAGCACCGAGACAGTGAAATTCGTTGAGCTCGACGAGGAGATGCTGCGGTTCTACGGTGGCAGGGGACTGGGGACTTACCTCCTCTGGAAGGAGCTGGGAGAGAGATGGGAAGATATTGATCCACTTGGTGAGGAGAACCTTCTACTCATCCTCACGGGCCCGCTGACCGGCTACTATCCGGGTATCAAAACCTCTGTCGTTGCAAAGTCCCCTGAGAGCAACGGTATCGTTGGCAGCGTCCTGAGCAGCGAGATCGGAATCGAGCTCAAAGCCTCTGGCTATGACGGAATAATAATCCGCGGGAGGGCAAAAGAGCCGGTATACCTATTCATAAACGATGAAACCATCGAGATACGCGACGCCTCGAAGTACTGGGGAATGGGTGGTGTTGAGCTTCACAAGACACTCCTTAAGGAAGTTCATGACGAGCTGAGGAAAAGGGCGAAGCTCAGGGGTGTCCCCAAGGAGCCAGCCATGATGTACATCGGGAGGGGTGGGGAGAACAAAGTCCGCTTCGCTGCGATAATGGCGAAGATGATGCACGCCGCTGGCTACGGTGGCTTTGGAGCGGTGATGGGCAGCAAGAACCTTAAAGCAGTCCTCGTGAAGGGTAACGGACCTCTGCCTGAAGTTCACGATTCAACGAAGTTCAAGGCCATGCTCCGGGAGTTCCAGCGCGAACTGTTAACCCTCACGACATTCAGGCAGTGGGGAACCGGATCTGGCGGTTACAGCGTCGGAAAGGATCGCTCGAGCCAGCCGGTGAGGAACTGGCAGGAGGAGTATCACGACGACGAGAGGATAAGTGTAGTTAACTTCGAGCTCAGGACATGGGTCAAGAAGTATTGGGCAGACTACGGCTGTCCCGTCAACTGCATGAAGATTTCCTACCTCCGCTACGGGCCGTATAAGGGAGCCATCACAGATGCCCCTGACTACGAGCTGATGGCCTACATGGGAACCAACCTCGGCATCTTCGAGCCTGAGAAGATAGTCTACCTCTCATACCTCGTGGATGAGCTGGGTTTGGATGGCATAAACGCCGGCAACGTCCTCGGCTTTGCTGCCGAGCTCTATCAGAGGGGCATCCTCACGGAGGAGGACATCGGCTTCAGGCTTGAGTGGGGCGATGAGAAGGCCTTTGCGAGGCTCCTTGAACTGATAGTCGAGAGGGAAGGGATAGGTGAAATCCTCGCGGAAGGAACCTACAGGGCCGCGCTCAAGATTTCCGAGATGAAAGGCGTTGATGCCATGAAGTACGCCGTCCACGTCAAGGGCATAGGCATCGGAGCGCACGGGATAAGGAGCGACCTCGACTACACCAGAGACATAAGCTACGCCGTTTCCGTTCAGGGCGGCGACCACACAGCGACGGCAGGACTTCCCGCGAGGAGCTACGAGGGCGAGCTGGTGAATGCTTTCTACGACTCGGCCGTCATCTGCATGTTCACCACCAGACCGGGCTTTGAGAGAATACTGGAGTTTGGAAACGCCATCACGGGCTTCGATCTGACACCGGAGAAGTGGTTCAACGAGACCGGTCTGAGAATAATCCATCTCCAGAGAATACTCCTTCTCCTCGGCGGACCTGACGTTTACTGGGATCCAAGGAGAGACGACGACAATCCACAGCGCTTCTACGAACCCCTGCCGAGTGGCCCTGTTAAAGGCAAGGCCCCAAGCAGAGAGGAGATACGTGCGAAGGTGAGACAATACTACGATGAGGTCGGCTACGACGAGCACGGCATCCCGAAGGAGGAAGTCCTTGAAGAGCTTGGCATAGGTGAAGCGAAGCGCGAGGTTAAGCGTATAAGGAAGCGCCTCGGCCTCTAA
- a CDS encoding MoaD/ThiS family protein encodes MKVILILYGEVALRFSPRMELELEERTTVGELLRELGISAVEHHILVNERKVDHSRVLKDGDVVKVLPVIYGG; translated from the coding sequence ATGAAGGTCATACTGATTCTCTACGGCGAGGTGGCCCTTCGCTTCTCACCGCGGATGGAGCTTGAGCTTGAGGAAAGAACAACCGTAGGTGAGCTTCTGCGGGAACTGGGGATAAGCGCCGTTGAACACCATATACTTGTGAACGAAAGAAAGGTCGATCATAGTCGTGTCTTGAAGGATGGTGACGTTGTTAAGGTTCTTCCAGTGATTTATGGGGGTTAG
- a CDS encoding OsmC family protein, translated as MPEYKDLEIKAVGERLSPTKMRVRAEGFEILIDKLGGEYPCPLDYQLAALAGCLNIVGTLVAKDMGINIESLTVEVKGIFNPEKFMTGNGGRAGFKEISVKIKVKADADEEKLKEWIEKVDERCPISDNLLNLTPLKIEVEKA; from the coding sequence ATGCCTGAATACAAAGACTTGGAGATAAAGGCCGTGGGAGAAAGGCTCTCTCCAACCAAGATGAGGGTCAGGGCCGAGGGTTTTGAAATCCTCATAGACAAGCTTGGTGGGGAGTACCCATGTCCGCTAGACTACCAGCTCGCTGCCTTGGCGGGATGCCTCAACATAGTCGGAACCCTCGTTGCCAAGGACATGGGAATAAACATCGAAAGTCTAACCGTTGAGGTAAAGGGCATCTTTAATCCTGAGAAGTTCATGACTGGAAACGGTGGCAGGGCTGGCTTCAAGGAGATAAGTGTAAAGATAAAGGTCAAGGCTGATGCAGATGAGGAGAAGCTTAAAGAGTGGATTGAAAAGGTGGACGAGCGCTGTCCCATCAGCGACAATCTCCTCAACTTGACACCACTCAAGATAGAAGTCGAAAAAGCTTGA
- the cca gene encoding CCA tRNA nucleotidyltransferase, whose product MVQEVIGEVLVRIRPNEEERAFIEGLMREIENIARGRAEELGLDIKPYFVGSLAKDTYLAGDHDVDLFMAFPLDTPLEELRGKGLELGKAIAERLDSYEVAYAEHPYVRARYKGVKVDIVPCYDVDSWKDVRTAVDRSILHTKWVLENLHGRNDDVRLLKRFLKGINAYGSEIYVRGFSGYLAEILIIKYGSFLDVLEKADFMLRQKIIDPAGWLKSEPEIAMKTIKREAEGDKPLIVIDPVDPRRNVAANLGWEKFGRFYFKAHQFLEEPLVEFFFPTESTGENYLGELRRKRTHLVTLLFKKPQLVDDLILPQLERSARGFEKALRRENFRVLGWDYGYVGEEAFIMLELDRIVREKITIKPGPEFFTERGWDFYRKNERVWLIGKRLYAEKRVKESIVDVIVELLEKNQVALGKQVREFIHSADILVDYVPGELKREAYLFLSRKKWNLKG is encoded by the coding sequence ATGGTTCAAGAAGTTATTGGGGAAGTCCTCGTCAGGATCAGGCCGAACGAAGAGGAGAGGGCTTTTATTGAAGGCCTGATGCGAGAGATCGAGAACATAGCCCGTGGAAGGGCTGAAGAGCTTGGCCTTGACATTAAACCTTATTTTGTTGGTTCCCTCGCCAAGGACACTTACCTAGCCGGCGACCACGACGTTGACCTCTTCATGGCCTTTCCCCTCGACACTCCCCTCGAAGAGCTCCGCGGGAAGGGCCTCGAGCTTGGTAAGGCCATAGCGGAGAGGCTCGATAGCTACGAAGTTGCCTACGCGGAGCACCCCTACGTGAGAGCCCGCTATAAAGGGGTCAAGGTTGATATAGTCCCCTGCTACGACGTCGACAGCTGGAAGGACGTCAGAACGGCAGTTGATCGCTCCATACTCCACACGAAGTGGGTGCTTGAAAACCTCCACGGCAGAAACGACGATGTCAGGCTTTTGAAGCGCTTCCTCAAGGGAATAAACGCCTACGGCAGCGAGATTTACGTGAGGGGCTTTTCGGGCTACCTTGCCGAAATCCTGATTATCAAGTACGGCTCATTCCTGGATGTTCTGGAGAAGGCCGACTTCATGCTGAGGCAGAAGATAATAGACCCTGCCGGCTGGCTCAAGAGTGAACCAGAAATAGCCATGAAGACCATTAAGAGGGAAGCTGAAGGGGACAAGCCGCTCATCGTCATAGACCCCGTTGACCCGAGGAGGAACGTCGCCGCAAATCTGGGCTGGGAGAAGTTCGGGAGGTTCTACTTCAAGGCCCATCAATTTCTGGAAGAGCCCCTCGTAGAGTTCTTCTTCCCGACGGAGAGCACGGGAGAGAACTACCTCGGAGAGCTCAGAAGAAAGAGAACACACCTCGTCACGCTCCTCTTCAAAAAGCCCCAGCTTGTTGATGACCTGATCCTCCCGCAGCTGGAGAGGAGTGCCAGAGGCTTCGAGAAAGCGTTGAGAAGGGAGAACTTCAGGGTTCTCGGCTGGGACTACGGCTACGTTGGGGAGGAAGCGTTCATCATGCTGGAGCTGGACAGAATAGTGCGCGAGAAGATAACCATAAAGCCCGGCCCGGAGTTCTTCACTGAGAGGGGCTGGGACTTCTACCGGAAGAACGAGAGGGTCTGGCTGATTGGAAAGAGGCTGTACGCGGAGAAGAGGGTTAAGGAGAGCATCGTCGACGTCATTGTAGAGCTCCTGGAGAAGAATCAAGTTGCCTTGGGCAAGCAGGTAAGAGAGTTCATCCACTCCGCTGATATTCTGGTGGATTACGTTCCAGGGGAGCTCAAGAGAGAGGCATACCTCTTCCTGAGCAGGAAAAAGTGGAATTTGAAGGGCTAA
- the thpR gene encoding RNA 2',3'-cyclic phosphodiesterase: MRAFIAIEVGDKVRDNLLKAQERIGNKAAKIKFVERENFHVTLKFLGEIDEATAEEVKRALAEIAKKHKKHRVRVKGIGLFPNPNYVRVIWAGIENDEGIKAIANDVEREMRRLGFKKDKDFVAHITIGRVKFVRDKLELAMALKDLANEDFGEFEVDAIELKKSTLTPKGPIYETVARFELAE; encoded by the coding sequence ATGAGGGCGTTCATAGCCATTGAAGTTGGTGACAAGGTGAGGGACAACCTCCTGAAAGCTCAGGAAAGGATTGGAAATAAAGCGGCGAAGATAAAGTTCGTTGAGAGGGAGAACTTCCACGTCACGCTCAAGTTCCTCGGCGAGATCGACGAGGCAACCGCCGAAGAAGTGAAGAGGGCTTTGGCAGAAATAGCGAAGAAGCACAAAAAGCACAGGGTCAGGGTCAAGGGAATCGGCCTCTTCCCAAACCCGAACTACGTCCGCGTCATCTGGGCTGGAATAGAGAACGACGAGGGCATTAAGGCCATAGCAAACGACGTTGAACGCGAGATGAGGAGGCTGGGCTTCAAGAAGGACAAAGACTTCGTCGCCCACATCACAATCGGTCGCGTCAAGTTCGTGAGGGACAAGCTGGAACTGGCGATGGCGCTGAAGGATCTGGCAAACGAGGACTTCGGAGAGTTTGAGGTCGACGCTATAGAACTGAAGAAAAGCACGCTCACCCCCAAGGGCCCGATTTACGAGACCGTGGCGAGGTTTGAACTGGCGGAGTGA